A window of Nocardia arthritidis genomic DNA:
GGTGATCGATCGGTCCCGGGACAGGGACAAAACCGAACCGTCCGTGCGAATACCGAGGGCGAGTACCGAACGCCTCTGGTCCATTGTCGGGATATACGTCGCGGCAACGCTTCTCGGATCCGCCGCGCTACTCGTGGTGCAGCGGTGGTCCGGAATAGATTCCGACGCATTGTCGCTGGTGCAGTTCGGTCCGGCGGTCGGGGCGCTGTTCTGCTGGATCCTCTTCGAAACGACGCTGCGCGGGCTGGCCCCGGCGCCGCTGCCTGCCGCGCGGGTGCGCACCGATCTCGGTTACCTCGTCGCGGCGTGTGTGATCTTCGGCGTCCTGCTCGCGGGTATGGCGGCGACGGCCGGGTACCACCCGCCCGGCCCGCAATCGTTCGGCGGCGTACCGTTCGGACTGCTGCTCGTACTCCAATTGATCGGCGCCTGCGGTGAGGAGATCGGTTGGCGCGGCCTGCTGCAGCCGGTGCTCGAAACGCACTATCGGCGCTGGCTGGCGATCTTGGTCACGGGCGTGATCTGGGCGCTGTGGCACGTACAGGTGATCGCCGCCGGACCGGTGATCGCGCTGTCCTTCCTCGTCTCGACCGTCACCTTCGCGATACTGCTCGGAACGCTCGGCAATGGCGGTGTGCGGCAACGAATAACGGTGGCGACGGTCGGCCACTGGTTGATCAACATGATGACCTACCTGGCCGTCGGCGCGGATGCGCACACCAGCCCGCAGGTGATGCTGCTCGCGGTCGCCGCCGCGATCGTCACCGCGGCGCTCGGCCTGCGCACGCTGCGCCGGGATTGACCCCTTGCCATCAAGTACCCATGGGGGGTATGTTTTCTCGTGCCGGGCAGATACCCCGGCACGGTATGATGAATACGAGCGAAGGAGTCGGACATGTCCACCAGCACCTACACCGTCACCGGAATGACCTGCGGGCACTGCGTGAGCTCGGTGAAGTCGGAGATCGGCAAGATCGATGGCGTCACCTCGGTGGACGTCGACCTCGCCTCCGGCGCAGTCCGGGTGGAGAGCACCGCGCCGCTCTCCGACGCCGATATCGTCGCCGCGGTGGACGAGGCCGGTTACGAAGTCGCCGTCTGATGCGGGAAAGGCTGAAGCTCGCCGCGTTCGGCGGCGGGCTGATCCTGCTGTTCGGCGCGGCGCTCGGCGTCGGCGCGCTGGTCGGCGAGTCGTCGCCGACGGCGGATGACGAAAGCCGCCCCGGAACCGGGCTCGCCGACTCCCACGACGGATACACGTTCGCCGATCTGACCGCGCCCACCGAGCCGAATCAGGTTGGGCCGCTCCGCTTCCGAATCACCGGACCGGATGGATCCACGGTCACGAAATTCACCGCACAGCACGACAAGCAGCTGCATCTGATCGTCGCCAGATCGGACGCCACCGGCTATCGCCACGTGCATCCGGTGATGGATGCCGCGGGCACCTGGTCGATCGACTGGAAATGGGCCGAGCCCGGCTCGTACCGCATCTTCGCCGATTTCGCGCCGGACGCCGCGAGCGACCTGGTGCTCAGCCGCACCATTACCGTCGCGGGAAATGCTGTCCCACAACCACTTCCGCCGCCCGCGCGGACCGTTGCGGTGGACGGTTACCGGGTGACGCTCACCGGAGACCTGACCACCGCGGGCAGCGAGCTACGCTTCGCCATCAGCCGGGACGGCACGCCGGTCACCGATCTGGAACCGTATCTCGGCGCATACGCCCACCTGGTCGCCCTGCGCGGCAACGATCTGGCCTATCTGCACGTGCATCCCGAAGGCGAAATCGGCCGCACCCCAGCGGGTCCCGAGGTCGCTTTCCACGCACAGGCGCCCAGCGCGGGCGACTATCGGCTGTATCTCGACTTCGTGCATCATGGCGCGGTGCACACCGCCGAGTTCACCGTCGAATCCGCCACCGCTGCGGCCGATTCCGTCGCGCACACGCACGGCGGCGACCACTGATGACCGAAGCGCACGCCCCGGCGCCACCGCGGCCGAACGCGGCGCCCCGCTCGCTCGAATTGGCGATCGGCGGGATGACCTGCGCATCCTGTGCGGCGCGAATCGAGAAGAAGCTCAACCGGATCGAGGGCGTGCACGCCACCGTCAACTATGCGACGGAGAAGGCGAAGGTCAGTCATCCGCCGACGGTCTCGCCGGAACGACTGATCGAACAGGTGGTCGGCGCGGGATACACGGCTCATGTGCCCGCACCCGCCGAGCACGATGTGGTGCCGTCCGGCGATCTGCTCGGGTTGCGCAGGCGGCTGCTGGTGAGCATCGCGCTCGCGGTGCCGGTGATCGCGCTC
This region includes:
- a CDS encoding heavy-metal-associated domain-containing protein; the encoded protein is MSTSTYTVTGMTCGHCVSSVKSEIGKIDGVTSVDVDLASGAVRVESTAPLSDADIVAAVDEAGYEVAV
- a CDS encoding CPBP family intramembrane glutamic endopeptidase, yielding MRIPRASTERLWSIVGIYVAATLLGSAALLVVQRWSGIDSDALSLVQFGPAVGALFCWILFETTLRGLAPAPLPAARVRTDLGYLVAACVIFGVLLAGMAATAGYHPPGPQSFGGVPFGLLLVLQLIGACGEEIGWRGLLQPVLETHYRRWLAILVTGVIWALWHVQVIAAGPVIALSFLVSTVTFAILLGTLGNGGVRQRITVATVGHWLINMMTYLAVGADAHTSPQVMLLAVAAAIVTAALGLRTLRRD